In Macaca nemestrina isolate mMacNem1 chromosome 10, mMacNem.hap1, whole genome shotgun sequence, the genomic window CCGATATTCCTCATAACCTGCATGGGTAGTTAATTAGGGCCATTGATTTCACAGCCAAGCTCTGCCTGCAAATATATTCCAGCCCCTGAGCTTCCCCAACTGTGAATTTTAAGTGGCTTGCTGGGTACTCTCAAGGGGATATTAAACATCATACCTGAATTTAAATTGCATTGCAGAACAGTCCAGAGGAAAGAGGTTTCTTGGGTGTAGTTTATCACATAGTATGTTTTATagtggtggggggcggggagggacAGAGGAGGGTAATATCCAATAAATGAATGTTTCGcttactgttttctcttttccatgaCTCTCATATATTAAGGATACCTACAAATTACCGCACAgattaatagaaaagaaaagaagagaccGAATTAATGAATGCATTGCTCAGCTGAAAGATTTACTGCCTGAACATCTGAAATTGACAGTAAGATGCACGTTTTCATTCTTTGCTGCTCTCCAAGGGCGTTTTAATAGTCTGGTGCGACTCCcagaaaatataagaataaatgtaaatataagttCCTGATTTACAACTTGTGCTATACCGTACAGAGTTTCCCGCAAACTGAGTCGGTGCTCCCAGCTGAAGGCAAGAAATCATTTATAACCTGTCTTGTGGAAAGCTCAAGAAGTATAAGAATAGTACTTCTTTCAAAGTGTTTGCTTAAATTGCTGTGCTGAATGGACAGCCAATTAAGCcaaatgtgtgttttttaagtAACCAAGTGCCCCTTTCTTTTTTGCACTACTGCAGACTCTGGGGCATCTGGAGAAAGCCGTAGTCTTGGAATTAACTCTGAAACACCTAAAAGCTTTAACCGCCTTAACCGAGCAACAGCATCAGAAGATAATTGCTTTACAGAATGGTAAGTCAGTTCAGAGAGGCCAACCTACCCTGATGAAGCGGGGCAGCCCACAGGGGAGCAGTGTCAGGACTCCTTCACCTGCACCCCACCTCTTTCGGTGGGCTCATGGGTTCCCTCTCATTTGTTAAATTGCTTTATACTTTCCCTTCATTGGAACGAGCCCATTTCCCGAAGCATCCTAGAGGCTTTCAGCAGAACTCGGAGGAATCAGGTTTTAAAGTGGCGGTTGCACCCGCTCCACTTTGGTTTTCAGCTGGGAGGAGAGCGCCCTCTCCCAGCTCCGCACCTCCGCCACCCCCCTTCTCTCGGCAACCGGTGGATTATATCACTTGAATACTGGGGAAAAACCGAGATCACTTTAGTCGATGCAGGACCCACGTGATAAGCAGATGTTTTAACGTGGGTATGTTTCTTCTTGCCTCCACTCCTCCGTCCCCACCCCCCCATCCCTTCCTCATCCTAGGGGAGAGATCTCTGAAATCGCCCATTCAGTCCGACTTGGATGCGTTCCACTCGGGATTTCAAACATGCGCCAAAGAAGTCTTGCAATACCTCTCCCGGTTTGAGAGCTGGACACCCAGGGAGCCGCGGTGTGTCCAGCTGATCAACCACTTGCACGCCGTGGCCACCCAGTTCTTGCCCACCCCGCAGCTGTTGACTCAACAGGTCCCTCTGAGCAAAGGCACCGGCGCTCCCTCGGCCGCCGGGTCCGCGGCCGCCCCCTGCCTGGAGCGCGCGGGGCAGAAGCTGGAGCCCCTCGCCTACTGCGTGCCGGTCATCCAGCGGACTCAGCCCAGCGCCGAGCTCGCCGCCGAGAACGACACGGACACCGACAGCGGCTACGGCGGCGAAGCCGAGGCCCGGCCGGACCGCGAGAAAGGCAAAGGCGCGGGGGCGAGCCGCGTCACCATCAAGCAGGAGCCTCCCGGGGAGGACTTGCCGGCGCCCAAGAGGATGAAGCTGGATTCccgcggcggcggcagcggcggcggcccGGGGggcggcgcggcggcggcggcagctgcGCTCCTGGGGCCCGACCCTGCCGCCGCGGCCGCGCTGCTGAGACCCGACGCCGCCCTGCTCAGCTCGCTGGTGGCGTTCGGCGGAGGCGGGGGCGCGCCCTTCCCGCAGCCCGCGGCCGCCGCGGCCCCCTTCTGCCTGCCCTTCTGCTTCCTCTCGCCTTCTGCAGCCGCCGCCTACGTGCAGCCCTTCCTGGACAAGAGCGGCCTGGAGAAGTATCTGTACCCGGCGGCGGCCGCCGCCCCGTTCCCACTGCTATACCCCGGCATCCCTGCCCCGGCCGcagccgcggccgccgccgccgccgctgccgccgccgccgccgccttccCCTGCCTGTCCTCGGTGTTGTCGCCCCCTCCCGAGAAGGCGGGCGCCGCCGCCGCGACCCTCCTGCCGCACGAGGTGGCGCCCCTTGGGGCGCCGCACCCACAACACCCGCACGGCCGCACCCACCTGCCCTTCGCCGGACCCCGCGAGCCGGGGAACCCGGAGAGCTCTGCTCAGGAAGATCCCTCGCAGCCAGGAAAGGAAGCACCCTGAATCCTTGCGTCTCAAAGGACGGAGGTTCAAGCGGAGTGAGAAGTTAAAACACCCTTAACGTCTTTAAGGGAGGAAGTGTAATAGATGCACGACAGGCataaacaagaacaacaaaacagGTGTTATGTGTACATTTGGAGTTCCTGTTTTGCTCATCCCTCACCACCCCACCCTCCACACACTAACATCCCTTTCTTCCCCCCACCAGCTGTAAAAGATCCTCTgcgaaatatatatatatatatatatatatatatttttttttttaataatcccCCAAATAAGTTTTGTCCCCTTTTAGGCCATGTTCCATTATCTCTTAAAATTGGAACCTAATTCGAGAGGAAGTCAGAAGAGTCTGTTCTATGGGTAAGCTAGGTGAACCCCGGGGTAGGGGAAACATGTTAACACCTTTGACGTCTTTGACTGAAGTTGACATGGAATAGCAGATAGTTGTTATGTAGAGGTAGTTCTCAAAGCTGCCCTGCCTGTTTTAGGAGACTTTCCACAAACAGATTGAGGATCTTTTAGAATTGGATTTACTCTTCAGTATTTTCTAATGTTCAGCTTTCTAAAAGGCATCTATTTTTCAAAGTGAGGATGCAGTTGCTCACGTTGCAACTTATTCTGAAGTGGTTTAAATGGTATCTCTTAGTAACTTGCACTTGTTAAAGAAACACGGAGCTGGGCCATCGTCAGAACTAAGTCAGGGAAGGTGATGGATGAGAAGGCCAGAATCATTCCTAGTACATTTGCTAACACTTTATTGAGAAATTGACCATGAATCAATGGACTCAccttaatttctttatctatCTATACAAATTTCTGTTTATCCATAGATAGGTATCTATACATACACATCTCGAGTGCATCTATTCCCACTCTCATTAATCCATCATGTTCCTAAATTTTTGTAATCTTACTGTAAAAAAGTGCactgaacttaaaaacaaaacaaaacaaaagtccaAACTGATATATCCTATATTCTGCTAAACGACAAAAGTGAACGAAAGCATTTAACTGGTCAATTTTGATTGGAAATGCTGTAAAGATATGGAATGAAGTCCTGTGAGGCCTTCCTATCTCCAAGTCTATGTATTTTCTGGAGACCAAACCAGATACCAGATAATCACAAAGAAAGCTTTTTTAATAAGGCTTAAACCAAGACCTTGTCTagatatttttagtttgttgCCAAGGTAGCACTGTGAGAAATCTCACTTGGATGTTATGTAAGGGGTGAGACACAACAGTCTGACTATGAGTGAGGAAAATATCTGGGTCTTTTCGTCAGTTTGGTGcatttgctgctgctgttgctacTGTTTGCCTCAAACGCTGTGTTTAAACAACGTTAAACTCTTAGCCTACAAGGTGGCTCTTATGTACATAGTTGTTAATACATCCAATTAATGATGTCTGACATGCTATTTTTGTAGGGAGAAAATATGTGCTAATGATATTTTGAGTTAAAATATCTTTTGGGGAGGATTTGCTGAAAAGTTGCACTTTTGTTACAACGCTTATGCTTGGTACAGGCTTATGctgtcttaaattattttaaaaaaataaatactgtctGCAAGAAACCAGCTGGTTTAGAAAAGTTTAGTATGTGAAGATAAACTAGAAATTATCTTTATATTCTAGTATTTTCAGCACTCCATAAATTCTATTACCTAAATATTGCCACActattttgtgatttaaaaattcttactaaggaataaaaactttaatatacagtatgatattgtctaataattaaaaaagacAATGGATGCTCAATTAGGTTTGAGATATCTATGACTGTAGGGATACAAATCACTGAGGTTCTCAGATATACAGCTTTTTTTGTCATTGGCTTGATGTCACACATTTCCAATCTCTTGCAAGCCTCCAGGCTCTGGCTGTGTCTACCTGCTTGTTTCCAATGTATCTTAATGAAAAGTGCAAAAGAAAAACCTACCAATTAACTTGTGTGATTTGTTTATGTTAGACccaattttctattgttttaatgATTGACAAGGTTTTCACTTTTTGTCTGTGACATCAGATAGCCTCTCTAGTATGGTCAGGTGTTTCTCTTTCACTGGGTCTTGTATAAATAGATGATCACATAGGGGTGCTTAACATGAGAGTGTTTTGgcttcttaatttttataaaataattctgtCATGGGACTTTATCATGGAATTCCAGGATCAGAAATAATTTCTAGACTTTTCTCAAATTTCCATTCAAATCTGTGACATGATACAAACTGAGTGAAGGATTGTCAGCTTTTAGTTTCAGGAATGTTCTTCACAACCCccttgatttttgaaaaatgtttaaatgagaGTCACATTGTATAAGATGTAGAAAAAGTGCTCCCTCTGCTGACTTCATGGCAACTGAACTGCAAGTCATAACAGTGTGGAGCCAGGAGCCAGGGCTCATCAAGGCCCCTGCATTTCctcataggaaaaaaagaaaggaagcccAGAGATATTAAGTAtcttcccaaggtcacagagctaccTAGAGTCAGCACTAGCACTAGTGGCCAGCTCTATCATATCCCTCAGTCAGTCAACTACTTCCCATTGCAGTATCTTGGACCAAGTAAGCTGAACTTGATTGAGCACCCTTCATGAAGCTTTGTAACAAACCATAGAACAAAGGAAACTGAAATTAACACTGGAAAACTATGTAGGATTTTCGAGCATTGTTAATTTATTGAACTTTAGAAAAATTATCTGAATCAGAATGGGAAAAAcagcatttcaaatattttgagcTATATTTTGATGCTACTACTGTAGTAATATTAGTTTCATAACCAAAAAGGATTAAGAGTGAATCAGAGGATAATACAATGTTTTTAGCATGTGTATAATTTTGGTAGAATGAGATAAAAAAACTTCAGAGTTGGGCCAGATTTTATAAGTCAGTTATTTAGTCCAAGTACCCATATGGTAACATGATAAGATAAAGTTAgaacagaaatgcaaaaataatattatctatattgattctaaaatctgaaaaaatgttattctggtcattgatttattttaatgaattaaaaggCTTAAGTCATTATAATTCATTAAAGAGGCTTCTATACTTGTAGTGGTGAAATTTCAGCTAAAATGATTTTCCAACTTCAGGCAAATATGAATCTTGAGTCAGTGTTTTTATTAACATAGTATTATActcataaaaatttaattttacatacatatattttacgtaatattttaaaagattaattttatatacacatatttcttAGCAAACTTTATATTGAATTGAAAAAAaggcccttccctcccctccaaaGAGCTAACCTTAAGCACGTTTTCAAGGCACTAGAAACAATACTTTAATAGCTACGTAAAATTTGGAGTTTTAGTTCCTATCATTGTGAAACTATTTTTCATTTAGTTCCCTGTTTCTGGCCATCCAGGCCATGACTTTGGTTATTGCCGGTCACCTGAGATTTGTTCAAAAGTTATGTAAAAGGAGGCTCAGCCTGCTCCTTTCTATGTCACAGGTCAATTCTTAACCTTTCCATGGAAAGTGATTGCCAGCAGAGCCTCTGGAGAGACATGGCTGGGCAAACACACGAAGGATTTTACATTAGCTAGATATGAACGGAGCTCTCATGAATGACTTAAGACCATTATATTGCCAAAAGCTGGCTGTAGTGTTGTGATCATGGTATTCTACTTCAGGTAGCAACCTGATATTTTTCATTAAACAAAAATTCTTAACCTATTGGGACCCTCAGCTCAATATATTTAGACCCATCCACTGTTCTCACTGTTATTTTAAACAAGTTCAAGATGGATTTACAGTGCATGCTAAAGTCCCATGGAAGTTCCAGTTTTTCATAGAAGAATTTAAGTAAGGGATTGATGTGGGAAATTATCACATATTTTCTGTGATTAAGATGGGATTTATACTAGAAAACATGCACAgcatgtactttaaaaatatgctattcTAGGAGTTCTACGTTTGTTTTAAAATTGGGTTTCTTATGCTCGTTCAGAGATTCCATATTGAAAACTccaaacaaatataaaaccaccttttaaaagttgatattttaaaattctaaattcagTGATGCCTAGTTTGTCTGACACGAGGGACAAACGGTCAATGGTTTAGAAAACTAAAGCTTCTATGTTCAAATGCCAatgctgtttttcatttttgaattttattttagtggAAAGCATACTAAAATGTATTACACATATCCTCTAAAATGTCTTACCCTGGACATACTTAACCTTTCTCAATAATTCAGGGTCAGCATTGTAAACATCATTTTTGCACTATGCATGACATCTGGGAGTAATTGCACCTGCACCAAATTCTTTTTGAGTTCTACCTGCTTTTTATAGGGTTTTTCAGTCTCTTTACGCACAGCTAGCCTGTCAGCTGTCACGTCTTGAAGCCTCAGAGTGCTTCCTCCAACTCTTATCTAATTTGCTACCTCTGACTTACTGTGGGCTGGGAAACCATTTaaacacactaccacacccattTGAAATGTGCTAAAATTAGAGTAAATAGGCTCTGACAGAGGACCTGAAGGGTTGTTCTACAAGTAAGTTGTGTGAATTTGTAGAATCTGTGACCTTTTCTTCCCAaagctttttgtttcctttaactTCCAGATTCTCAGCGATGCTTCTTATTAGATTACTTATGCAAAAGCCTtcaaatacattatatatttcgccatcattttattacataaaaataaaagcaacttgCTAATGGTTTTAGCCCACAACTAACCACAAAGTAAACAAATTTGCATGTCAGGAATAAGTTATTTGATTGGATGAACACTTCTCTCCAGTTGCTAAGAATAGGGGATGGAGGGCCACTAGTGAAACTGATTCAGCATTTTGATTTAAGGATGACTCTGGCTCCTGCTTCTAGTATGTAACCTCCTCTGCCTCTGGGTGTTGGACCTCTTGGGTGGCCGGTAGAATGCAAAAGTATTCTGGGGAACTGGCAGGATGGGTGTGTAGGCCCAGATGCTGCCTCTGAATTTAGACACACCCATGGTGAGAGGTTTCAGACTCCTCATTGATTACAGcgtattccttttttttgttgagtttacgtattcaataaatggtgtgggGATTTGTTTTGCTCACTGTATGTGAGGTGCCATGGTAAGTACTAGAGAATCAAAGATTCACCTCTGAAGATCTCAGAGTCTAATGTGGGTGATAGACCTAtactaaaataaattacattgcaACACAGTAAGTGCTATCCAGGGATGGATACAATGCTGTGCTGGGGGTGGGAGCTACTAATTGCATCTAAGTGAGGAGGCCTATGTGAGAAGTAGCTGGGTTTTACAGAAGGAACAGCAGCACAATAAGGGCATGAGGCCATCTCCAAAGAGAAGGCTCTGGCCTACCCTGCTCCCGTGTTAAGCTGCACCACAGTTTATGTATGTTTTTACAGTAAAATTCTCTATATTTAGAGATGACATTATCAGGTACATAAATCATAGGGAAtcaatctaccaaaaaaaaaaaaatcctcctagAACAAACACACGAATTTAGAAAAGTTACAGAAGAAAACATCAATAAACAAatatacattgtatttttatacactagcaatgaacaactagaaatgaaactttaaaaagtgcCACTTAAAATAAGCTGCAGTGCAGTTTAATTGGCTATATATGACTTGAGGTCTGAGCAAGGATTTCCTAACTTGCCAGTCTCTTTAGAATTTGACTGCTATCCTGGCTCTCACCAAAATCGCCTCCTGAGGATTTGAACCATGGGCTGGGACTAGGGAGTCATGATATTTCCTGCTGCAAAGTGAGACATGATAGTATTCAGAGCATGATCATATCTCATGTGGTAGGGGAAAAAACAGCAGTACCTCATGAGCAGCTCTGTgtctcacctcctccatctatcTGTTTTACAAAAGAAACTAATGGTGACTTCTTTCCCTTCGAGTAagggagtgagagagacagagcagCTCTAGAGGGAAACACGGCATCCTAAGGCCTGACTTTCAAAAACCTttgggaggaaactgaggcaaagaactagtccaaggtcacatagctcaGTAACAGAACCAGGATTTTTGGTTCTGAGT contains:
- the LOC105492152 gene encoding class E basic helix-loop-helix protein 41, with the protein product MDEGIPHLQERQLLEHRDFIGLDYSSLYMCKPKRSMKRDDTKDTYKLPHRLIEKKRRDRINECIAQLKDLLPEHLKLTTLGHLEKAVVLELTLKHLKALTALTEQQHQKIIALQNGERSLKSPIQSDLDAFHSGFQTCAKEVLQYLSRFESWTPREPRCVQLINHLHAVATQFLPTPQLLTQQVPLSKGTGAPSAAGSAAAPCLERAGQKLEPLAYCVPVIQRTQPSAELAAENDTDTDSGYGGEAEARPDREKGKGAGASRVTIKQEPPGEDLPAPKRMKLDSRGGGSGGGPGGGAAAAAAALLGPDPAAAAALLRPDAALLSSLVAFGGGGGAPFPQPAAAAAPFCLPFCFLSPSAAAAYVQPFLDKSGLEKYLYPAAAAAPFPLLYPGIPAPAAAAAAAAAAAAAAAAFPCLSSVLSPPPEKAGAAAATLLPHEVAPLGAPHPQHPHGRTHLPFAGPREPGNPESSAQEDPSQPGKEAP